TGTGTCtttaaataaacttaaaattttcaccTTCAATTAATGTATAACTTATTAATTCTTTTAGTATTTCCCACTTTGTTTTTTAAGCATATAAACTAATGAAATAAGTTATCCAaatttctattaaaataataataataataataacaataagttATCCAAATACATCCTTACCATGGGGCAAAATTGCAGAGGTAATTGTAAAATGGCatataacaatatttttattacaacaaGTAAACAAGGGTTCCTTTTTAAATGATACTACTTGACATTACtcaattacatttttatttttaaaacatcctaatGTTGTGAAATGTTTAGTgtttccctaattttttttttttatatacatatttttataattcgTTAGTATAATAGGGGAAGGAGAAATTGAATCATAGTAAAATTGTAAATGAGGTCGGGCTATACCATTGAACTACAAAAGTCTTGGCCAGTGATGAAGTCATATGTAGATTAGGGGAGCCATGacctccccaaaatttttgaaaattatttatttgccTGCCCATATGTTATAAATCTATTTATGATtagaaccttaaaaaaaaaaaaatgctattcgggcccctaaatttttttaaaatgtttacaTTCTTTTAGGTGTAATTATGTTTATAGATAACAACCTAAAAAATTAAGTCATAACCCTCATAAAATATATTTACCCATAGGATATAAATATAGTATAAGtgttttatatgtgtgtgtaaaatGTAATATCTCTCCAGCTAtggttctttcttttttattatgccGTTtaagtctttattttttatttttttatttatcacgTTTGTACAATTAATGGTTCGATTTAATCACAATCTCGATCCAATATATTGTCAgcaaattgccaaaaaaaaaaaaaagtattacatCTAATATTCATATGACTGATAAATCTTAGTCATAGAGTACATGACATGTGACTtgagaatatattttttatatataattaaaaatatatatccctatcaaaaaaaaaaaaaaaaatatatatatatatatatcaaaataaaaacataaaatataagaattCTTCAAATTATTCTACACATAAATTACAATAACGCTATAAGTTTCAAAtcctatcatatatatatatatatatatatatatttttttttaagtatagtATTTTGCTCTTTAGATGTAGagtaattaaatataatttatagaaaattacataaatataagATTAAGGTTAATAACGAATTGGGTTATGGGGGCTTTGTCAAGAAGCAGGAGCTGGCTGCATGGCAGTATTTAACCATTTTTACCATTTGAAAAAACAAAGTTAATGGCAGccaatcaaatatatatatactttttttttttctctgccaCTGCTCTATGACAGTCTGACTCttccaaggtttttttttttttttttttttttggttaagaaaaaaattgatcatatttttaatttgagaaatgttgacaccaccaaaaaaatgcataattatTACAAGTTGTAAATAGTAGAGATATAAACCCATatagattaattattttttatctattatCCATAATTGGTgaattatgataaaaattgtgattaattatttattttggtgaCACTGAcagttctctatttttaatggaaaattttataatacttGGCACACAAATCGTGCGGAGTTGTGGACCATACCATGGAATTGACCTGTTAACAGAAAGATGATTTGATTACCTTTATAATCTCTAGATCAGCGGAGTTACCTACTTAgcgaaaataaataaaagaaccgGAGTTACCATTCCAACCTCATGTACATTATTTGATAGGCAGACCAGATCAAACAtccctaaaaaataaagaatctgTTTGTATCCattaaaacctttaaaaaacaatatttgcGATCTTATTATTTCTGGAGTATCGTTCACAAATCAAaagtcaaaaattttttttttataacgaTAATATAAATGTATATGTATAAAACTCTTTgttaggaaaaaatattttgtataaaataataCCATTTCATCCGTATTAAAATCCAATAAATAAGAGATATATGTGCAAAAATAACTGCCTactaacatatattttttatttgttagtgaggtagttattttttttgtagACATTTCTCGTACTTATTATTAGATTTTTATATCGCTGACATAGTattatttgatatcaaataccTTCTTCATTTCTAGAGACTTCAACCTTAACTCTTTCCTCCATCctataaaaatttatacttgtggagcgATTATCATATCAAGGATGCGTGATGGTAAAAGtcaaaattagatttctttttgtCCAATTCTAAACGgttttatatttgtaatttttaagcAACAAACTATTAAGTAAAAATAGACCTCATTACTTAGTATATTATGTGCAATATAACTTGTCCCATAACTTAGAACCTTATTCTCtaatttttgtgtgtatattacttaataatagaaaaaaaaagacatttgtTAGTTTACATGAATAGTACAATGTAAAGAATTTTAGctaatttctccaaaagtgacaaatattttgctacagtgtacATTTTACACGGCCCTATACATTCATTTAAAGTagtaataattttccaaaaaaaataatagaccTTAAAGTGAGGTATTTGATAAAGGGACCACATTAATATCccctaaaaagaaagaatctgttgaccaaaaaaaagagagagtatcTGTTTGTCTACATTAGCCcctaaaaaagaatatttgtgATCTTAATTTTGGAGTATCATTCACAAATCAAAAGtcgaaatttgatttttttttttccttttcaattacCGAATGACATTATGATCGTAAAAAGACCGGTTTCATTGGTAAGCAAGAATAAACTCTAATGAATTTTGTCGGTAAAtattcttaaataataaaaataagtctaaagacattttttttggatataattATTTGAGATAAGAAGTTATGattaatatgaaataaaaataattttaatggccaaaagactttttttttatttattgagaaaATGGCCAAAAATCTTATATCTTAATTGATTAACACATTCTAGTGTTTTCAACCGGTAGACATTTTGGTTTCAAAGCTCCTTCACTcttaattactaaattatatataaaaaaaaaaggtgttaaaTCCAAACGAAAATAGTGTCATACCCTTCAAAGATTATCacttacaagatttttttttataaaaaaatagtaatagaTCCAAATGAGAGTAGTGTAATATATATTCATCAAATATTACTCCCAagttaagattaaaaaaaaaaaaaaatctaagatacaaaatttttacaaaatttttataattaatcttTGATATGGTTTGTTATGATTGTTGTGCGATGGTAGATGATGGACAAAACTTATGTACCGTGTTTTAGATGTTAttctttagggttttctcttaaaattcagGTATGTgattacttaattaaaaaaaaatacactttcatctcataagaaaaaaaaccacataacataatttttttttaatacaagatagaattctactttaacctaatctaagtgtacatgtgtgtgaaactccctcttgcagacttgaaccccgaccttTATCCCTcacacctcacaagcacttatacttgtggagtgactatcaTACCAAAAATGTGCAATGATTCAcataacataattttaaaatggaaaCTTAAAGAATAGCAATTAATTACTGTACATATATTTTACCCATAATAGATTTAAGTGTAAttccatttatttaaagaagaaaaaaaaatattacaccaatAATGACAAGCCGTTGCATCGTTAACATTAAcattattaagaaaaatgttatgcaaaaaaaaaaaaaaaaactatatttacattaattaaaaatatacaaatggattaaaaaaaaaaaaaagaatttgctattcttaaatgaatatttttataattattgattaacaAACCGGTACCCTAGGGCCCTAGGCTAACGAGTAGAGTACCAAGAcccataaagaaaaaagaaagaaataaaagaaactatAATTTCAAGCCGGCACAGACGGTGtgacttttttattaaaacctGGTCTAACAAGTCACTTCTTTTAGTCACtacgcttcttcttcttcttcttcttctagtttaatggctttttagtttttaatttttaaccatTAATTGTTAGTCTCTACAAATCCCAGTACCCGAAATCAACTTGACGGGTCATCTAAAGACCCGTTTTTGCCATCTGGGTCGAGATTGAAAGTTGAAGAAACTTTTTTCTTTCGAAAACCTTATGGATTAGCGGTGATTAgtaaaagaaatgaagaatgcGGGTACTGAAACTAGTGGCTCTGAGTTGCATTTACGATGTGGGGCTTGGTTAGGTTGACTTTGTCGTATTTcttgctttgtttctttgtatttattAATGTGGTCTTGTTGAGGAGTTCGGACTTCGgagtgagtgtttttttttttttttttcatcatggCTCGGCGTCATGGATGGGAACTTCCGGCACACACGTTTCAGGTGCATTGTTGTACTTACCTTTGGTAGTCTTAGGTTCTTGTTCTAAAACTTTTCTTCTATTTCATTAGGGTCcttttgaaattcaaacattGCCCAGTTTTTGTTCTAAAAccatatcttaaaaaaaaaaaaaaaaattcggttcccctttatatatgtgtgtgtgtgtgtgtgtgtgtgtgtgtgtttttttttttttttgcatttaattctgtatttttttggtttaataattGTTACTATGTTTTTCTCATCAATTATGTTGAATTTAGTAtgttgtgtgtttgtttgataagtttatcactttttttttttatttttttatttttttattttttatatatataaaaaatagttttttcccAATTTGTATCAATATCTCATTGTGCTTCTTAGGATGTAAGTTTCTGTATCTATTTTTTCtggaaaaaaaagaggtttCTGTATCTATAAGGTACTGCTTTGACTTTTCTTTTACCTGTTTggttgctttttatttttgggggtcCAGTTGCTCGCTTGTTGAGATATCCTAGAACTTGGAAATTTCGTTCATGTGCTATGTTGCCTTGAATTCTgggaaacaaaaattttaaggcTGAATTGAACAGAAATTTCGTATTGTagtttactaattttttttttttttaatttttttttataatgatatGACTAACTACATGTATGGAAGTCTGATTTAGCCTTCGGTTATCGTGGTGAGGATGGAGATAATAAAGCAGAATTGGAATCatattatatgtttttggatttttggatCCATGTTTTGGGATCCCTAACAGTTGGTTCATGGTATCTGCCTTCTATGTGATTTTGACAGTGCATAAACTAATACCTTTATATTACCCCCCATCTGTACAGGTTGTGGCTATAACAGTTTTTTTCTTGCTCTCTGTTGCATATTATGCCTTTTTTGCCCCCTTTCTTGGAAAGGAAATCATCTATGAATATGTGGCACTGGGTGTTTATTCTGTCTTGGTAAGCACAGtccaaaaattttcatttattcttCATAATTCCATGATGAGTATTTTGCCATTATCTAATTACTTGATTTCCATTTCAGGCACTCTCTGTATTTATTCTTTATGTTCGATGCACTGGTATTGATCCTGCTGATCCAGGAATTCTGCTTGAAGGTGATAAATCATCTGcctataaataacacaatgacaCATATCTgcacggttttttttttcttggtgtaatttagtttaaattttattttttaaggttaTGATTAGAGAAGTATTGAATTGGAGATTCATGTCAAGGACAATCATTTATTAAGTAATTTCAAGTAAATTGGATTAGTAATTGGGATGGTTATAATAACACACCTACATGTGTGTGTTGGACAATTCAAAAAGATTATATTGACTGATGGTCCtgaaaagttttctaaaaacaaATGGTTGCAATCGCTAAAGGATGCTAGAATTTTTACCCAAGAACCTCCTTGATAGGCCCAACCTTTGAGTTTTTGCAACTTTAATGACAGTAGCAAGCATACACATTTCTTAACTTGAAATATAAGAAtgatactctttttttttctttgttggtaTACAAATGCATAAGTTTAGGGTATGAGCAAATCCTTATGCCTTTATTCTTTGCAATTTCTCATAGAAGCTACATGGTGTGTGATTATTATAATAGGGAATGCATCTTCTATTGAAGAACCCAGCAAGGTAGGATTAAAGGATGGAGGAAACTATAATAGGCATGGCTCGAGTTATTGTTCAAAACTTGGAGGTTTCTTTTGTGGTTTTCTTGTAAGAGAAGATTGCTACAAAGATGATCTTCTTCAACAACAATCCGGAGATGAGGATGCTTTATTCTGCACATTGTGCAATGCTGAGGTACAAGACTTTTCCTGGCAAGGTTTATTTTGATgagataaaagagaagaaaagaagaagttcCATTTCAATTGCATGCAATATGGATTTCTTATATAGCACTACTTCCTCACAAACATGGTGCCGgacaaacacacaaacacaaagttCCATTtctactaactttttttttttttggtttcttttctgCTTTAAACTTGTGCAAAGAAAGCTGGAATCTAATGCTTTAATTAGCAGGAaggatttaatttaaaaatctgCAGCTTGAGTCTCATCTCGTATTCTGCTTTGCATGTTAGAATTACATATCTTCACGTAGACATTTCGTGTGTGAACAAGTTGCCAACTTGCCATTAGGGTCTTTATACTTTTAAAAACAGATTTCAACCTTTGCTTTTGTATTCAATGTTTGTGTGATGCTTGTTTTTGAAACATACTGTTGTTGTACAAGAATGGGGGAGTTTCATTTTCATCACATTACATGGTGCTTTTCATTAAAAACTGGAATTAGTCCAATCTTCATTTACATACAAGATTACAGATGGAGAAGTTGTTAAAAGGGTCACATTAtgttctctctccctctctctaacttattaaaaataaaattattgtttatttttttaggttcGCAAGTTCAGCAAACATTGTAGGAGTTGCGACAAATGTGTCGATGGATTTGATCATCATTGCCGGGTAAGCTATAAAATTTTTCTGATGTTTGTTCTTGTCAGTCTCTGGCTCATGGACTTTAAGATCTTGAGTTGTATGGAAATATCCAGGAGTGTTTCAATAATGACTTCATGACTTTTAAAGGTGTTATCCCTGGTTTTGATTAGTAAGTTTAAATATCCTGCCTATATCTCTTAGCTATTGTTTTGGTATGACTAAAGCTATCTGCATCTATGGTGCAGTGGTTGAATAACTGTGTGGGGAGGAAAAATTATATCACATTTGTGTGCCTCATGGCAATGAGCCTTCTTTGGGTAAGCTTTAAGATAATATGCTCTTTGGACTTCTCATTCTCCTTggattatgatttatttattttttttacatcctcCAATCTGaactaaatttattttcttggatTCATTTATGTGAATGTGTAACCTGTTTACATGAGGTTTCTCCTCTATTTCTAATTAagttttattacttataaaatagaattttttgtgtgtttataaCAGCTTCTTGTTGAATGCGGGGTTGGCATTGCTGTATTTGTCCGATGCTTTGTTGATAAAAAGGGGATAGAGAATCAGATATCTGAAAAACTTGGAGATGGATTTTCCCGGCCCCCCTTTGCTATTGTGGTGGTATGTTTGCTGCCTTGTTTGCCTTTAGGCTTCAGATTGTATTATTGTAtattttagataatattatgattttgcacttatccaaaaaagatGATATTATGATTTTATCAGTGGATTGGGTTTTGAGATTGCAGTAATATAGACCAGTATTGATCTAGTTCATGTGATTATATGCCTGCAAGAACTGCCTTGGGCTGGCACCTATATCCATCTTGAGAAATACCTCATCAGGCATAGCCacctgatttttcctttttggtggttttataaattttacacattgGATTTGTCTTGATAAGGAAACTGTCATAGAATCAAAAAGAATTTTTAATGTAATCATTAATGCATCACATATTATGCTCTtaccaagtgattctatcaaaTGGATATGTGGGCCTTATTTTGGTTTCTACTCATGTAGTGGTCTAACTCAGATTTTGTTTATGGAACCAATATATGGTTTGGCTAGTGTTTGCCTCTTTATATAATCCTATGTAGCTTTATCTGTGTATAATGCATGCATTGCTTCTAAGTTATGTAGCCAAGCTGAAGTAATAATATTGCactgagactttttttttaaagttgctTTTGCTTGAAATGTTTTAAATGCAAGTATTATCCCTCAATTTTCAGTTCAATTTTAACATGCTGCTGCTATGATTCACTTCTTTTgatgaataattaattaatcttTACATACTGTGGTGACAAAGGAATTATAAAGTCCTAAAAAACATAAACTTTATAATGATTACAGGCCTTATGCACGGCAGTTTCTTTTCTAGCCACTGTGCCTTTGGGAGAACTATTCTTTTTCCACGTGATTCTGATCCGAAAGGTGTGTTCTTTAAACGACCTATACTCCCTCTCCACCTCTCTATTATGCATGTAGTGtaccatttttgtttttgctgcAGGGTATTACAACATATGAGTATGTTGTTGCCATGAGAACACAAAGCGAACCGCCTGGACCGTCTTTAGATGGTGGTGATCAACAAAGTCTGGCATCATCGCCGACTAGTTCTGCTGTGACTGCCATAAGTGGAAAAAGCTCTCTTGGAATGGGCTTGCAATATAAAGGTGTTTGGTGTACTCCTCCAAGAATCTTCATGGAGCACCAGGTATTGCCACCTTTATTTATCATATAGAGGGGAGAAAGATCTAGATTGACTCTTtggttatattttaataaatatgttcCTGATGAATTCATGATTAGATTATCTAattgtttattaaaaagaaattttggtTAGTCTTGGCATATTGGCACATGCATTGTTGTGCAGTCCTTCAATAAGGTGAATTTTGTGCAATAATTTATCGACTTTGGGTCTCTGATGAACAGGATGAAATTATACCACATCTGGAGCCAGGACGCCTACCATCCACAGTGGATCCAGATGCGGTGCAGTCATCTGACATGGGGAAAAAATTAGGCCAGCGTCCAGTCCCAGTCCGAATCAGTCCATGGAAACTTGCTAAATTGGATTCTAATGAGGCAATTAAAGCGGCTGCAAAAGCTAGAGCATCATCATCTGTGCTTCGTCCAGTCAGTTCTCGATCTCATCCATATGATGCTGATCTTTTATCCAGTAGCAATGTGAGTGGAAGAAGCAGTCCAATCAGTACTGATCAAGGGTTTCACAACAGAAATGCTAGAGCTGGGACATCAAAATTATCTCCTACCAAGAGCTCATATCCACCCAGTCATGCCAGCAAGGAAGATACTGAAACATGCCATCATAGTAACAGTAACCTTAGCAGTCCTCAACTTTCCAACATTACACCTTCACCAATGGAGCAGCGGGTTTCAAACAGAGATCATTTGAATCCCATTTATCAATCATCAGCAGATCAATCTCCTCGGTCAATAACACAAAGCGAACAGATTGAAACTGTAGTTCACGAGAATTTGGCACGAAACCCTGTGAGAAATATCAGCTCGGGTCTTGCTGAAAACATGGGATCTTCAGTCTTTTGGGATCAAGAAGCTGGGCGTTTTGTTTCCTCATCTTCCAGAGGTATTGGAACGGAGCTATTATACACAGGTCCATCCATATTTTTTGGCGGTCCTGTTGTGAATGAACCTGCAACCAGCGGGACAAGAAATAGCAGCTCAGCAGGTGCTGGCCTAAATAGAGGTTCCGCAGCAAGTTATCAGCAGGGTAGATCACAGAGGGGTGGCCAGCTTCCTGTATTTGTTCCAAGTAATTCCCAACAAAACCAGTTCTCGTCTAGATTTCCTCGACCTAGCCACTGATTCCTTTTTCTAGGTACATAGAGCTAGATccaggattttttttcttctcttatttttattttttaaacctttATGTGCAGATGTTGAATTTCTGTTCCATATTGCTAATCTGTGGGCTAACGCTATCACCAATTCACCCCAAGGGTAGtgatttcagtttttaattattattattattacgtTCACTGTGTTCTGTTGACGGTGCACTGATCGTTGATCCGTGCACTGTCAACAGTAGCCAGAGCAATGCGGGTGGCATGGCTCTGATCGGAATTAAACAGCGTTATGTTTAGCTTCCCAAATGTAATGTCCATTTTTGGTAAAAGGGAGTAAAGGATACTGTTCACACAAAAGAAGCTCCACAGAAATGGCATCCTCCTCCACAGTCAACACAAAAGTGGCAGGGAGGGAATCTAGGGCTCAACCAACAAAAGAATTGCGCAAAGCCCAATCTCCCCAAAGCGTGAGCTGCACCATTAGCTTCTTTTAAAAGcttcaagaaaaagagaaaaaaacaaagcagCTGGACAAGCCAAAAATGTCACGTAGAAAGTCTCATTACCCTATTCACAAATGTAATATCAGAGTTTATTGGAAAAAATTTGTCTTCCAAATGGTTGGAAggaattttcttcaaatttatcCACTGTGTTGTTGAAAGGATTATCCACATGTACTTTTAGTTAGATGACATTTTTATGGAGCacgtgacttgtttaaataatatacataaatagttttataaatcACCACGTAATGAGTTGAAAGAGATTGCTTTAACCGGTTTGAAAAAAAACTTTATCTAGTTTTATTTTGGTTGTAACACtatatttttaatcttttgttgCTTAATCCAAAATCATGGGTGAATGTGTAAGTTGCTTTGGTTTGAtgtacaaaaacaaaatgcaattcTCTCTATATATTTGTTTACTTTGGTCCGATATATAATCGGATTCACAAGTTTGTAGATCAATCTACCTGCCCTAATTGCATTACATGATTAGAATGCTTTTcctcaagaaataaaaaagattagaaTGCTCTGGCCGAATccatttgataagaaaaataaaagtgagagTTCATAACAACAAGTCGTTGTAGTATAGTGGTGAGTATTCCCGCCTGTCACGCGGGTGACCCGGGTTCGATCCCCGGCAACGGcgaaatccttttttttttttttttttttaactgcttAAGCTATTGCGCTATTGCTTTTAACTAAGCCAATGAGAGAAATAATATGTTAACCAGCCTGATTATATGCCCATCAAACTAGCaaaggagaaaatgaaaagaaacataaTTGGCGATGAACTTTTGGCCACATGCTAGGGTAATTTAATTCCCAGCCAATAATTCATGAGTTTTTATTATGAAGAGTAgtaaaaattgtttataaatgtaataaaaatagtagaaacatattttatttttcatttgctaCGATTGATTCCAAATCTAGGTAATCCATATGCaactataacaaaaaaaatacaaatatttggCAAGTGGCTAGAGCTATTTTGCCTCTTCTTTCTACTGCATAACAATTTCATTCTTGCAATTCTAGAATAAACatgactttgtttttttttttttttttgagaatcaacgtGACCACATGTACAATACCAAAGATGACCAAAGTTAACCCCCATTATCTTCAATTATGGTTTATGGCAACCAGAACCTTTACCTGGTCCAGGCAAGTAAGTGCATGGATCAGGCGCAGAAGGTGGAACCAGTGTTCGATGTCTTGAAATCGACACCTTAACTGTCTCAAGTTTTGATTTCATGACAACAAAATGCCTTGCAGCTTCAACAGGCTTGCTGTTAAAAATCAGCAATGCAAGAAGCAGCGCTACCTTTACAAGGTTGAAGAAAGTAATTATTCCCGAAAACATGTTTTGCTTCATCAAGAAAAGGATGTGAATTCTATTTGTGTTGGTTATGTTATACAAGtataatgagaaaaaaaaaaggctaaatttatagaaaaacatTGAACCGCGGTTCTGCATATGAAATGAGGACTATTGagataacaaattttactttaatctTAGTCACGCGGAgacataaatataattttaaaaataatgtaaaaccGCGGCAACGTCCATATTGAGATATTACATGATGGAAGTTTAATAGAAAATTGAATTTAAGGATACGTGTTTTAGCAAACATTTTAGAGTAGAAACAATTGTGTCATGTTTTGGACGTGGCCGTGTAATTgtattcaattcttttttttttttttttttttagaagtccatttttttaattggtgaaATTTAACATTAATATTGTTGTTGCTTGTGAGggcatatttgtttgtttgttttttttatttgactagGTACAATAGAACTATGAAATATGGAAATAATGaatcattttttgtattttgctaaatatgaaatagatattagtttttattttcataattttttttttaattttttttaatttttttgttttaagcttTGGCCACCCCAGGTTTGAAACTTAGTTTCGTCCCTGTCTGTGATATCCAATTTGCTGATACATTAGAATACTCTAGTTGGCTAGAGTTTAAAGTCAATAGGAAACTCTCAATGCCTATATGAAAAAAAGACAGATTTTTTCTACAAATTAGtttggatgaattttttttaatccactgtgTGACGATTTAGCAGTCAACTAATTATCTATATAAAT
This DNA window, taken from Quercus robur chromosome 2, dhQueRobu3.1, whole genome shotgun sequence, encodes the following:
- the LOC126712607 gene encoding protein S-acyltransferase 21, whose protein sequence is MARRHGWELPAHTFQVVAITVFFLLSVAYYAFFAPFLGKEIIYEYVALGVYSVLALSVFILYVRCTGIDPADPGILLEGNASSIEEPSKVGLKDGGNYNRHGSSYCSKLGGFFCGFLVREDCYKDDLLQQQSGDEDALFCTLCNAEVRKFSKHCRSCDKCVDGFDHHCRWLNNCVGRKNYITFVCLMAMSLLWLLVECGVGIAVFVRCFVDKKGIENQISEKLGDGFSRPPFAIVVALCTAVSFLATVPLGELFFFHVILIRKGITTYEYVVAMRTQSEPPGPSLDGGDQQSLASSPTSSAVTAISGKSSLGMGLQYKGVWCTPPRIFMEHQDEIIPHLEPGRLPSTVDPDAVQSSDMGKKLGQRPVPVRISPWKLAKLDSNEAIKAAAKARASSSVLRPVSSRSHPYDADLLSSSNVSGRSSPISTDQGFHNRNARAGTSKLSPTKSSYPPSHASKEDTETCHHSNSNLSSPQLSNITPSPMEQRVSNRDHLNPIYQSSADQSPRSITQSEQIETVVHENLARNPVRNISSGLAENMGSSVFWDQEAGRFVSSSSRGIGTELLYTGPSIFFGGPVVNEPATSGTRNSSSAGAGLNRGSAASYQQGRSQRGGQLPVFVPSNSQQNQFSSRFPRPSH